Genomic segment of Myxococcus stipitatus:
CGTCGGCTGGGGCACACGGTGATGGAGGGCCTGCTCGCGACCGTGCTGGGGCGGGTGCTGGGCGTGGGCGCGCGGGCCTTGGGGCCGCAGTTCACCCTGGCCAAGCTGGACCACGCGTTTCCGGGCACCGGCAACTACATCCGCTCCCACGTGAAGCCCGTTGCCCCGTGCCGCGCGGAGCTGTGGCTCAGCGACCTGAATGATCGCCCCACGTACTACGTGGGCGTGCTGGAGGCGGTGCTCCTGCTGGCGGGTGCCACCTCGCCTCGCTGCACGCTGCTGTGCCGCGAGGGGGACTCCGGCACGTACCTCCTGGAGTGGTCGGTGTGAAACGCAACGCGGCCCCACGGAAGCTCCGGGGGCCGCGCGGTGCTGCTGGCTTCTTCGAGAGGACTACTCCGGCTTGGCGCTCACCGTCGCGCCGGGCGTCACGCCGCCCGCGCCACCGCCGCGGGGCTCCAGCGCGTCGGCGACCAGCTCGGTGATGTCCTTGATCTTGATGTTCCCCTCGCGGCCGGTGTCGTTGACCGCGTCGCTGAGCATCGTGGAGCAGAACGGGCACGCCACCGCGACGATGCCGGTGCCGCCCTTCTCCTTGTAGTCGCCCACCTGGCCCGGCTTCTTCTTGTCCGCCGCGTCGGGGTACGGGGTGGTCGGGTCCTCCGCGTGCTTGAGCGTCAGCGCCGCCTCGTTCAACCGGTTGTGGTTGATGCGCGTGCCGATGTGCTCCTCCATCCACATGCGGCCGCCACCGGCGCCGCAGCAGAAGCCCTCACGCTGGCTGCGCTGCATCTCCACGACTTCCAGCCCGGGGATGGACTTGAGCACTTCGCGAGGCGCGTCGTACACGCCGTTGTGCCGGCCCAGGTAGCAGGGGTCGTGGTACGTCAGCTTGGTGTTCATCACCGCCGACAGCTTGATGCGCTTGTCGCGCAAGAGCTCGTTGATGAGCTCCGTGTGGCTGATGACGCGGTACTCGCCGCCGAACTCCGGGTACTCGTTCTTGATGGTGTTGAAGCAGTGCGGGCACTGGGTGATGACCGCCTTGACGCCCATCGAGTTCCACGACTCGACGTTGGTCTTCGCCATCGTCTGGTAGAGGTACTCGTTGCCCATGCGGCGCGCCGTCTCGCCGTTGCACATCTCCTGCTTGGACAGCGTGGCGAAGCTGACGCCCGCCTCCCGCATGATCTTCACCAGCGAGCGGCTGACCTTCTTCTGCTTGTCGTCGTAGCTGCCCGCGCAGCCCACGAAGAACAGGTACTCGTACGGGCCACCGCCGTCGCCCCACGTGGGCAGCGCCAGGTCCTCCGCCCACTCGTCGCGGCGGTCCTGTCCCAGGCCCCAGGGGTTGCCCTGGCGCTCGATGCCCTCGAACACGCGCTGGATTTCAGGCGGGAACTCCGCCTTCACCTGCACCTGGTAGCGGCGCATGTCGATGAGGCGCGGCACGTTCTCGATGAACACCGGACACGCCTGCTCGCACCAGCCGCAGCTCGTACAGGCCCAGACCGTCTCGGCGGACAGCGCGGTGCCCACGATTTCAGGCAGCGGCTCCTTCACGCCGTTGGGGCCGTAGCCTTCCTCCACCCAGCGCTCGTGCTCCCAGATCCAATGCTTCAGGTCCTGGTTGACGGCCTTGTGCGTGAGGGGCTTGCCCGTGATGTACGTGGGGCAGTGCGTCTGGCAGCGGCCGCACTCCGTGCAGGAGTACAGGTCCATGCCCTGCTTCCAGGTGAGGTCCTTCACCGTGGCCGCGCCGAACTCCTCCTTCTCCAGGTTCGGCGTGGGCAGCTTGCCGGTGGAGTGCGTGCGCTGGAAGAAGACGGTGGGCAGGCCCGTGATGATGTGGAAGTGCTTGCCCACGGGCAGGAAGTTCAGGAACGCCAGGATGATGGAGAGGTGGATCCAGAAGCCCGCCACGCCCAGCGCGTGCGCGGCCGTGCCCCCCAGGGGCAGCATCACCATGCCCACCAGGCTGGTGAACGGCTCCCACCAGATGAACATGGGGCTGCTCGGCGAGGCCTCCCGCGCGGCCACCAGGTGGCTGCCGCCGAAGAGGAACTCCGACACCATCAGCCCGGAGATGAAGCCCAGGATGAGGTACGCCTCCCAGGACTGCGACATGCGGTCCGGCTTCACCTTCCAGCGCATCCAGACGTAGTACGCGCAGCCCAGGATGGCGCCCGCCGCCACGACGTCCTTGGCCAGCAGGTACACCTGATACAGGCCGAGCAGCGCCGCCTTGTCCATCCAGAACGGGTGCGTCAGGTCCGTCAGCACCTCCAGCGCGGTGGAGGAGAAGCCCATCGCGAACAGCATCACGGTGCGCACCGACAGCACCATGAACGCGCCGTAGATGAGGACGTGCATCAACCCGGGGGTGAACTCCTCCGGGTCCACCAGGCGCTTCTGGCCCAACCCGAACAGCGCGAGCCGCTTGAGCCTCAGCGGGATGTTGTCGAGCCGGTTCTCCTTCTTCATGGCGAGCAACACGCCCGCGCGACCCGACAGGGTCATCACGAAGATGGGGACGGCGATGGCAAGCAATAGGCCGGTGATGATGGGACTCATTGGGACTCGGAGGACCTCTGGGGGTACGCGGCGGAAGGCCCGTTGCCGCGACGCGGCAAAACGTGAGTGCCCGTCAACCCTAACAGGGGTGATTTTCGAATCAAGCTTGGAGCGGGCGAGCTGTCCGGGAGTGAAGCACGGAGTCAACGCCACAAGCGAGCAAGCTTGCTCGATACACCGATTTACTGAAACAGGCCCCGGCTGCACCCGCCGCTGAAAAGCGCCAAGTGTTGACTCGTGTGGAGTTCCCTCCAGCCCGGGTCGGTCCTACCTTGTACGACGGCCCGGGCGCGTGTTCATCGCTGGACGATTCCACATCTCATTGGAATCATTGGGGTATTTTCGGAAGGGCGGGCGGGCAGGCGCGGGCTCCTGGGGGCGGCTGGAAGATTGACGTCCCAAGGGCTTTACAATGCGCCGCAACATGCGCACCATGGTCGGTAAATCGGTCAACGAGCAGGTGGCCGGGTACCGCATGGGGCGGACCCGCGAGGGCCGAACAGGGAGGCGCCCGCGAGGAGGCGAGCCGGAAGGCCGCTGACCGTCGGTGAAGCGGAGCGCTCGAAGGAGCCAGACATGGTTCACGATGACACCACGTACATGGACGATGAGGGGCTGCCGTACGCGGACCTCGCGGAAGACGGTGAGAGCGAGTCCGTGACCCCGGTGGATGGCTCTCCTGGAGGCCGGGCCTGGGGCTACGCCGAGGAGTCTTGGGGCGGCTGGAGCGCCGGCGGCGAGTGAAGTGTGGCCCCCGCGGCTGGTGACGCGCGGGGGCGCATCCGTGGGTGGTGATTGAGCCAGGGTGTGGGTTGAGCCAGGGTGTGGGCTCCCCCTCTTGCTTCCAGGGCAGGTCTGCCGACATCCTCGTCGTGGACGCCCTCCCGTGAGCATTCAGGTCTGGCTGTCGTGGTCCAGGAGACTTCTGGCCGCGGGGGACGGTCGTCCCACTGGGGGCTTCACGGCACAATGTCTCGTGGGCTCGCGCGGGAGCACGGATGAAGCAGACGGCCTTGGCGGTGGAGCGCGACGGCGAGAAGGGCCGGGAGGTGCTGCTGCTCGTCTCGTTGGAGGCGGACGCGGACGCTCCTCGCGCCCCCGTGGCCATCAACCTGGTGCTGGACATCAGCGCGTCCATGCGTGGCGCTCCGCTGCACGCGGCGATACACGCGGCGCAGGCGCTGGTGGACCGCGCGGGGCCTCGCGACTACCTGGGCCTGATGACGTTCGACGCGGAGCCGGAGCAGCTCCTGCCCGTGTGCGCCATGGACGCCGCCGCGAAGGCGCAGCTCCTCAAGGCGCTCTCCAAGCTGGAGTCCGGTGAGGGCACCGCGCTGTTCGAGGCCGTCGAGCGCGGCGCGGACGCGGTGCGCCGCGTGCTGGTGCCGGGGGCTCGGCCGCAGGTCCTGATGCTCACCGACGGCGAGCCGTCCGTGGGGCCCTCCCACGTCTCCGACTTCAAGACGCTGGGCGCGCGCATCGTGGAGTCGGGTGTCTCCGTGCATGCGCTGGGGCTGGGGCGCCACTACCTGCCCGGCATCCTGGAGGCGCTCACCGGTCCTTCGGGCACGGGCCATCGCCACGTGGATGGGCCGGAGGGGTTGCCGCCCGCGATGGGCTCCCTGGCGGCGGAGCTGTTCGGCGAGGTGGCGTCGGAGGCGCGCGTCTACGTGCTGCCCTCGGGCTTCGCGGACCTCCGCTGCCGCCACCAGTTCCCCTCGCGCGTGGAGGGCGATGCGATGAGCGCGTCGCTGGGCGCGGTGTCGTCGGCCTATCCCCGGTGGGTGCTCTTCTCCGGCGCGCTCGACTCTGCCGAGTGGAGCCTGGGCGTGACGGCCTCCTACGTCGAGGGAAGCGACACGCGTCGGGTGCCCGTGCAGGTGACGCGCGTGCTGCCCGACAGCGCGCAGGGCCGCTTCGTCCGCGCGGTGTCGGCGGAGCTGGACATGGCGGAGGACGAAGGCACCGCGTGGCTGGCCCTGGGCCGGCGCAATCAGGCGGGGGTGGCGGAGGTCGCGCTGGGGAAGGCGGACCTGGCGCTCGCGAAGCTCGTGCGGCTGAACGCTCCGGAGGTGCCGCCGCACCGTCACCTGGCTCGGCTGGCCGACCTGCGCCGCATCATCGAGCGTCGCGCCGCGCACCCCAACGCGCTGGTGATGCGCCGCGCGCACGCGGAGGTCTCTCGCATCACGCTGAGCCGCGTGGGCATCATCCCGCCGGTGGCCGCGCAGACGCCCTGGAAGTCGGAGGACTGAGGTCCGGGCGCCTGGCCGGTCGATTGCCCGACCCGCTGGAGCGGGTGGGGTGTCCTCTGCGTGTCATCTCGTGGGGTGGCCCCGCTCGGCGGCGCTGTCCGAGGCGAGCGGCCTTGGGAATGCCGGGTTGCCTGGAAGGTTCTGGCGCGGAACGGGAGCCCCTCTGGTGCTGGCGAGCCGGCGCCGGGTGGGTTAACGGGAGGCGCATGAGGCAACGGGTGTCCAAGAGGCTCGCCCTGGTGGGCGGTATCGGCATGTGGTGGCTGGCGGCGGTGGCGCATGCCGCGCTGCCTCCGTCCGCGGTGGCTTCGGGGGCGCCCGATGAGGGGGACCCTCGCGTCGAGGCCTCGCTGCTGGTCGACGCCACCGAGGTGAAGCCGGGCGACACCTTTCGCGTGGGCGTGCGCTTCCGCCTGGACCCGGGCTGGCACATCTACTGGAAGAACCCGGGGGACTCCGGCCTGGAGACGGACGTCGCGTGGGACACGCCGGGCACCACGGTGGGCCCGCTCCAGTGGCCCTTCCCCAACACCTTCCGCACGCCGGACGGCTTCATCGTCACGCACGGCTACGACGGCGAGGTGCTCCTCTTCGGGCAGGCGAAGGCGTCCGAGCAGCTCACCGGCTCGCTCAACCTGTCGGCCGGCATCAACGCGCTGGTGTGCGAGGTGCACTGCATCCCCGCGGACCTGATGCTCACGCGCTCCATCCCCGTGGGCCCGAAGACGCTCGCGGACTCGGAGACCACGCCGCTCTTCGACACGGCGCGCTCGCAGGTGCCGCGCCCTGTCGCGGACACGGGCCACTCGGTGGCGCTCGAGCTGGACGCGAAGCAGCTGTCGCCCGGCCAGGAGTTCACCGGCACCGTCACCGTGAAGTCGGCGGGGGGCGCGGGGGTGCCCACGGCGGAGAAGGACTTCTTCGTCGCCGAGCGCATCCCCGGTGTGGCCAAGGTGTCGCTCACCCAGACGGCCCCGGGGCGCTATGCGCTCAAGGGCAAGACGGAGCCGGACGCGCCGACGGAGACGCCTCGGTTCAAGGGCGTGCTGCGCTTGGGGACCTCGGCCGCGGGCTACCAGCCGCTGGAAGTGGACCTGCCCATGGCGCCCTTCGCGGTGGTGCAGGCCGCCGTGCCCGTGGCGCCGGTGGCCAAGGCTCCGTCCATCAAGGACTCGCTCTCGGCGGTGAAGCCGGTGGCGGGCGCGAGCGCGGCGCCCGCGGAGTCCTCGATGGGACTGGGCATGGCGCTGCTGTTCGCGTTCCTGGGCGGCGCGCTGCTCAACCTGATGCCGTGTGTGTTCCCCGTGCTGGCGCTCAAGGCGTATGGCTTCACGCGCATGGTGCGCCAGGAGCAGGGCCGCGTGGGTGCGCACGCGGCGGCGTACGCGGGGGGCATCGTGGCGAGCATGCTGGTGCTCGCGGGCGCGGTGCTGGCGGTGCGCGCGGGGGGCGCGGGCGTGGGCTGGGGCTTCCAGTTCCAGGAGCCGCTCTTCGTCGCGGCGGTGTGCGCGGTGCTGGTGGCGTTCGCGCTCAACCTCTTCGGTGTCTTCAACGTGGGCCTGGATGGCACGGCGCTCGCGGGCAAGGTGGACCAGAGCCACGGCCTCATGCACAGCGCGGGCGAGGGGGTGCTGGCGGTGGTGCTGGCCACGCCGTGCTCCGCGCCGCTGTTGGGCACGGCGGTGGGGTTCGCCTTCGCGGCGGGCCCGTTCACGGTGCTGGCGGTCTTCATCGCGCTGGGCCTGGGGTTGGCGCTGCCGTTCTGTCTGCTGGTGCTGGTGCCGGGGCTCGCGCAGAGGCTGCCGAAGCCGGGCGCGTGGATGGAGCGCTTCAAGCAGGTGCTGGGCTTCGCGCTGTTGGGCACGGCGGTGTGGCTGGTGTCGGTGATGGGGGGCCTGGCGGGCGTGGAGGGCATGACGCGGCTGTTGGCCTTCCTCGTGGCCGTGAGCCTGGCGACGTGGGTGTATGGCCAGTCGCAGCTCCAGGAGGGCGGGCGGAAGTGGGCCGCGCTGGGAGTGGCGGTGGTGGTGCTGCTGGGCTCGGGTGTGGCGGCGCTGCGCTTCGAGGACACGGCGCCGGAGGCGCGTGCCGCCTCGGCGTCCTCGACGATGGCGCTGGCGGCGCCGTGGAGCGAGGAGGCGGTGGCCTCCGCGCTGGCGGCGGGGCAGTCGGTGTTCATCGACTTCACGGCGGACTGGTGCCTCACCTGCAAGTTCAACGAGCGCACGGTGCTCTCGCGAGACGAGGTGCGGGCCGCCTTCGTGGAGCACCAGGTGGCCTTCTTCGTGGGGGACTGGACGCGCCGGGACGCGCGCATCACCGCGAAGCTGGCGGAGCATGGCCGCGCGGGAGTCCCCATGTACTTGATGCTGAGCCCTGGCGCGCCGGACAAGCCCGAGCTGTTGTCGGAGCTGCTGACGGTGGACTCCGTCGTGGACTCGGTGAAGCGCGCGTCGGAGTGCTCGAAGTCTCGGCGCCAGGACGGCGCGAAGGTGGTGTGCGCCGCGGGCTTCCCTCGGCCCTGATTCACCCGGTCATCCGCAGTCCAGCAACCCCAGTCATGCAGTCAGGAGGAACGCCATGAAGCAGGTCTTCGCCGCTCTCGCGCTCGGTTCGGTGTTCGTGGGTCTGCCCGCTCTTGCTGATGCGGAGGTGGGCAAGCCCGCTCCGGCCTTCACGCTCAAGGACGAGACGGGCAAGGAGCATTCGCTGTCGCAGTACAAGGGCAAGGTGGTGGTGCTGGAGTGGACCAACCCCGAGTGCCCCTTCGTGAAGCGCCACTACGAGGCGGACACGATGGCCAACACGCTGAAGGGCTTCGACGCCAAGAAGGTGGTGTGGCTGGCGGTGGACTCGACGGGGCACAACACGCCGGACAAGTCCGCGGCTTGGAAGAAGACGGAAGGGTTCCCCTACGCGGTGCTCCAGGACGCGAGCGGCGCGACGGGCAAGGCGTACGGCGCGAAGACGACCCCGCACATGTATGTGATTGATGCGGAGGGGGTGGTCCGCTACGCGGGCGCCATCGACGACGACCCGCGCGGCAAGAACGACAAGAAGGTCAACCACGTGCAGACGGCGGTGGACGCGGTGCTCAACGGCAAGCCCGTGCCCGCGTCGACCACGACGCCGTATGGCTGCTCGGTGAAGTACAAGAGCTGAGCGCACGCATCTGTGTGGTGCCAAGGGCCTGCTTCCCACTCGGGAGGCGGGCCCTTCGTGTTTCGGGGGTCGCGCGCTCGCGCGCATAGCAGGCGCGCTCGCGGCGGCGCAAAGCCTACCCATCATGCGGCAAGGGTCGCTCGCGTCACGGGAACCCCTGATTCAAGACAAGGGGCGGTTCTTGGCACTCCCTAAGGGCTCTCTTTCCAGGAGGAACCGATGCTGAAGCCCTGTCTGCCACGGCGGAGCCTTGGGGCCGTGCTGGCCGTTCTGTGGGGTGTGCTGGGTTCGGGCTGCTCTGGCGTTGGGCCCTCCGCGGAGCCCCCGGGCCTGGACCTGGTCCTGGGGGAAGACCTCGTCGAGGTTCCTCGGGGCGCCTTGTCCGCGGAGCACGCGGAGCTGCGGAGCAAGGTGGGCGGCGTGGGGGATGGAGAGCGTTCCTTCTACCTGGCCATCCGTCGCAGCGAGCTGTCCCAGCGCTGGTTCTGGTCGGCGACGCTGCGGCACTTCTTTCCGGATGGCGCGGACTCGGCGATGCCTCGGTTCCTGCGGACCGAGGTGATTCGGATGCGGGAGTACAACGGCCGGCTCTTCTTCCTCGACGCGCGCGACGGGCGCGTGCTCGGTGGGAACGAAAAGCCAGACATCCCGCTGGAGGCGTACTCCATCGTCACGGACTATGCCCCGTTCAATCGGCTGCCGGGCTCGGACCAGTACGTGCTCATCGACCCGGTCGCGGGGCTCGGACGCCTCGGCGTGGTGGGGGACCGGAATTTCGCGGGGGCGAGCTTCGAGATGGAGCATCGCTTCGCCCAGCGCTTCCGCCGCTTCTCGCAAGGCGTCATGTTCGAAGAGGTCTTCGCCGGGCGCTTGAGCATCCCCGTGGACCGGGACATGTACGCGGAGTACAGCCTCACGCGCTTCGTGGGGACGGTGGTGGTGTCGCTGAGCAGGTACCAGGAGGGTGTCGGGTACACCCGAACGCCTCCGCCGGAGCGGCCGTACTACTTCATCAACACGGGGCGCCTGGTGCCCACCACGGGCGAGCGGCAGCGGGAGGTCGTCAAGTGGAACATCCACCGAGGGATGCAGCCCATCCGCTGGTACGTGACTCGCAATCTGCTGGAGCTGAAGAAGGACCCTCGCTACCAGGACCTCGATTTGTTGGGCGCCATCGAGCGAGGCATCGAGAGCTGGAACGAGGCCTTCGGCTTTCCTGTCTTCGAGGCGCTCCTCGCGGACGAATCGATGGACTTCGGGGAGCACGACAAGAACTTCGCTGTCTTCGACCCGTACATCGAGAATCTCGGCGCGTTCGCGGACATGGATGAGAACCCGAACACGGGCGAGCTGCGCCGAGCCATCTTCGTGTTCGGCGCGGGCAAGCTTGCCCAAGCGGATCGACTCTTCTCGGATGACGCCTCGGCGAGAGCGCCTGTCGCCGCGCCAGCCGCGCGCTTGCCTCGCCCCAGGTTGACGTGGGGCGGGCCCGCCAAGGAGGCCTACTGCGAACAGGAAGGCGCCGACGACTTCGCGTCAGGGGGCCTGGGCGGACTGACGGATGAGGACCGCGTCGCGCTGGGCTCGCTCTCCCGGAAGGAGAAGATGGAGCGGTACGTCACGCGCCTCGCGATGCATGAGATAGGGCACACGCTGGGGCTCGCGCACAACCTCGCCGGCTCGCTGGCGTACGACGGAACACCCGCGACACCTCGTACGAGCTCGGTCATGGACCATACGCATGACCTGGACGCCATCCATGTACTGCGGCCCGGCCCCTTCGACGTGGAGGCCGTGCGCTACTTGTATGGACTGTCACCGGACTTGCCCACGGGCCTGTTCTGCTCGGAACCGAATCGGGACCCGGCGGGGCGGAACCCGAAGTGCAGGAGCAAGGACCGCTTCAATGACCCGCTGACACGCTTCTACATCCCACAGGTTCGCGAAGCGCTCGCGCGCTTCCTGCGGGGAGAAGGTCGCGACCCCTTCTTCGACTTGCTGCTCGCCGGTCCCGAGGACTTCGTGCGAGGAGGGACGGAAGAGGAGCAGGTGCGGGCCTATGACCTCCTGATGGAGCAGCTCCGGCCGCCGCTCCAGGTGCCCGCGGGGCAGGGGGCCGCGTACGTGGCGCGCGTCAACGCGATGGCCCTGCAAGTCCTGGAGGGCTTCTACTTCGACGAGCTGTCCCCGTACTACGACCCCTTCCCGAACCCTCCTCCCGCCACCCCCGCCTATACCCAGGCCGTGCTCGCGGATGTGAAGGGCATCCTGCTCGACGCGGATGGCCTGCGGGACTTCGCCACGCGTCGGCGGATGGTGGAGGTGCTGAAGGCCCACCAGACGCTCACCGCCTATGGCGTGCTCCGAGACACCCATGCCGAGCTGACGGCTCGACTCCCGCAACTCAGTGGCGAGACGCGGTTGGGGACCTTGGAGCTGATTGAGCGCATCGAGGTGGCGAACTCTCCCTACTTCCGCTGAGCCGCCACATCGCTCACGCGTGCGCGGGCCGCTTCACCCGAGGCGGCTCCGCGCGCCGTGGGGGGCCTTGCTCCACCCGCCCCACGCCCTTGGGCAGGAGCAGGTACGAGCACAGCGCTCCCAACACGCACAGGCCCGCGGAGATCCACAGGGCCTCGCGGGTCCCCGTGAGGAACGCCTCTCCGGTCTTGTTCGTGAGCCCGCCCAGGAGCGGCAGCAGCGCCACCGCCAGGAGCCCCGCGATGCGCGCCACCGCGTTGTTCACCCCCGAGGCGATGCCCGCGTGACGGTCCTCCACCGCGCCCAGTACCACCGCCGTCAGCGGCCCCACCGTGAGGCTCAAGCCCAGCCCGAGCACCAGCACTCCAGGCAACACCGTGCCCGCGTAGCTCCCGTCCTTGTGCAACCTCGTGAGCAGCGCCATGCCCACGCCCGCGAGCAGCGGGCCCAGCGTCATCAGCGGCCTCGCGCCGATGCGCCCCGCGAGCCTCCCCACCCACGGTGACAACACCAGCAACAACAGCGTGATGGGCAACAGCGACGCTCCCGCCGCGAGCGCGGAGTAGCCCAATTGCTGCTGCAATGCGAGGACGAGCAGGAAGCTCACGCCGCCCAGCGCGAAGTACAC
This window contains:
- a CDS encoding DUF2378 family protein codes for the protein METLEPKLVQGVTIQGLFDIALKERLSEGAWRALSAGGLDRSRPVRPTYPVATWLRWQNIVLRDLWPDAPLDEAWRRLGHTVMEGLLATVLGRVLGVGARALGPQFTLAKLDHAFPGTGNYIRSHVKPVAPCRAELWLSDLNDRPTYYVGVLEAVLLLAGATSPRCTLLCREGDSGTYLLEWSV
- a CDS encoding (Fe-S)-binding protein, translated to MSPIITGLLLAIAVPIFVMTLSGRAGVLLAMKKENRLDNIPLRLKRLALFGLGQKRLVDPEEFTPGLMHVLIYGAFMVLSVRTVMLFAMGFSSTALEVLTDLTHPFWMDKAALLGLYQVYLLAKDVVAAGAILGCAYYVWMRWKVKPDRMSQSWEAYLILGFISGLMVSEFLFGGSHLVAAREASPSSPMFIWWEPFTSLVGMVMLPLGGTAAHALGVAGFWIHLSIILAFLNFLPVGKHFHIITGLPTVFFQRTHSTGKLPTPNLEKEEFGAATVKDLTWKQGMDLYSCTECGRCQTHCPTYITGKPLTHKAVNQDLKHWIWEHERWVEEGYGPNGVKEPLPEIVGTALSAETVWACTSCGWCEQACPVFIENVPRLIDMRRYQVQVKAEFPPEIQRVFEGIERQGNPWGLGQDRRDEWAEDLALPTWGDGGGPYEYLFFVGCAGSYDDKQKKVSRSLVKIMREAGVSFATLSKQEMCNGETARRMGNEYLYQTMAKTNVESWNSMGVKAVITQCPHCFNTIKNEYPEFGGEYRVISHTELINELLRDKRIKLSAVMNTKLTYHDPCYLGRHNGVYDAPREVLKSIPGLEVVEMQRSQREGFCCGAGGGRMWMEEHIGTRINHNRLNEAALTLKHAEDPTTPYPDAADKKKPGQVGDYKEKGGTGIVAVACPFCSTMLSDAVNDTGREGNIKIKDITELVADALEPRGGGAGGVTPGATVSAKPE
- a CDS encoding vWA domain-containing protein codes for the protein MKQTALAVERDGEKGREVLLLVSLEADADAPRAPVAINLVLDISASMRGAPLHAAIHAAQALVDRAGPRDYLGLMTFDAEPEQLLPVCAMDAAAKAQLLKALSKLESGEGTALFEAVERGADAVRRVLVPGARPQVLMLTDGEPSVGPSHVSDFKTLGARIVESGVSVHALGLGRHYLPGILEALTGPSGTGHRHVDGPEGLPPAMGSLAAELFGEVASEARVYVLPSGFADLRCRHQFPSRVEGDAMSASLGAVSSAYPRWVLFSGALDSAEWSLGVTASYVEGSDTRRVPVQVTRVLPDSAQGRFVRAVSAELDMAEDEGTAWLALGRRNQAGVAEVALGKADLALAKLVRLNAPEVPPHRHLARLADLRRIIERRAAHPNALVMRRAHAEVSRITLSRVGIIPPVAAQTPWKSED
- a CDS encoding protein-disulfide reductase DsbD family protein; the protein is MRQRVSKRLALVGGIGMWWLAAVAHAALPPSAVASGAPDEGDPRVEASLLVDATEVKPGDTFRVGVRFRLDPGWHIYWKNPGDSGLETDVAWDTPGTTVGPLQWPFPNTFRTPDGFIVTHGYDGEVLLFGQAKASEQLTGSLNLSAGINALVCEVHCIPADLMLTRSIPVGPKTLADSETTPLFDTARSQVPRPVADTGHSVALELDAKQLSPGQEFTGTVTVKSAGGAGVPTAEKDFFVAERIPGVAKVSLTQTAPGRYALKGKTEPDAPTETPRFKGVLRLGTSAAGYQPLEVDLPMAPFAVVQAAVPVAPVAKAPSIKDSLSAVKPVAGASAAPAESSMGLGMALLFAFLGGALLNLMPCVFPVLALKAYGFTRMVRQEQGRVGAHAAAYAGGIVASMLVLAGAVLAVRAGGAGVGWGFQFQEPLFVAAVCAVLVAFALNLFGVFNVGLDGTALAGKVDQSHGLMHSAGEGVLAVVLATPCSAPLLGTAVGFAFAAGPFTVLAVFIALGLGLALPFCLLVLVPGLAQRLPKPGAWMERFKQVLGFALLGTAVWLVSVMGGLAGVEGMTRLLAFLVAVSLATWVYGQSQLQEGGRKWAALGVAVVVLLGSGVAALRFEDTAPEARAASASSTMALAAPWSEEAVASALAAGQSVFIDFTADWCLTCKFNERTVLSRDEVRAAFVEHQVAFFVGDWTRRDARITAKLAEHGRAGVPMYLMLSPGAPDKPELLSELLTVDSVVDSVKRASECSKSRRQDGAKVVCAAGFPRP
- a CDS encoding thioredoxin family protein → MKQVFAALALGSVFVGLPALADAEVGKPAPAFTLKDETGKEHSLSQYKGKVVVLEWTNPECPFVKRHYEADTMANTLKGFDAKKVVWLAVDSTGHNTPDKSAAWKKTEGFPYAVLQDASGATGKAYGAKTTPHMYVIDAEGVVRYAGAIDDDPRGKNDKKVNHVQTAVDAVLNGKPVPASTTTPYGCSVKYKS
- a CDS encoding zinc-dependent metalloprotease codes for the protein MLKPCLPRRSLGAVLAVLWGVLGSGCSGVGPSAEPPGLDLVLGEDLVEVPRGALSAEHAELRSKVGGVGDGERSFYLAIRRSELSQRWFWSATLRHFFPDGADSAMPRFLRTEVIRMREYNGRLFFLDARDGRVLGGNEKPDIPLEAYSIVTDYAPFNRLPGSDQYVLIDPVAGLGRLGVVGDRNFAGASFEMEHRFAQRFRRFSQGVMFEEVFAGRLSIPVDRDMYAEYSLTRFVGTVVVSLSRYQEGVGYTRTPPPERPYYFINTGRLVPTTGERQREVVKWNIHRGMQPIRWYVTRNLLELKKDPRYQDLDLLGAIERGIESWNEAFGFPVFEALLADESMDFGEHDKNFAVFDPYIENLGAFADMDENPNTGELRRAIFVFGAGKLAQADRLFSDDASARAPVAAPAARLPRPRLTWGGPAKEAYCEQEGADDFASGGLGGLTDEDRVALGSLSRKEKMERYVTRLAMHEIGHTLGLAHNLAGSLAYDGTPATPRTSSVMDHTHDLDAIHVLRPGPFDVEAVRYLYGLSPDLPTGLFCSEPNRDPAGRNPKCRSKDRFNDPLTRFYIPQVREALARFLRGEGRDPFFDLLLAGPEDFVRGGTEEEQVRAYDLLMEQLRPPLQVPAGQGAAYVARVNAMALQVLEGFYFDELSPYYDPFPNPPPATPAYTQAVLADVKGILLDADGLRDFATRRRMVEVLKAHQTLTAYGVLRDTHAELTARLPQLSGETRLGTLELIERIEVANSPYFR